The genomic window GGTAATCGGAATGATTGCCGTGAATGATATGGAAAGTAACATCCTGGTAGTTTCGGAAAATGGTTACGGTAAACGATCCAAACTGGAAGATTACCGAATTACCAATCGTGGTGGGAAGGGAGTTAAAACCATTTCAGTTACAGATAAGACAGGAAGCTTAGTAGCTATTAAGAACGTAACGGATGCTAATGACCTGATGATCATTAATAAGTCCGGAATTGCGATTCGCTTATCCGTAGAAGATTTACGGGTTATGGGAAGGGCTACTCAAGGCGTTAAATTGATTAATTTAAAAGGGAGTGATGCTATTGCAGCGGTTGCTAAAGTGATGCACGATGAAGATGATGTGGAAACCCTGGAAGAAGAAGAATCACCCAATGACTTAAACAAGAATATCAATACCGCAAATACCACAAATGATGACCTTCAGGATGTTGACGGCACGACTCTTGATGAAGATTCAGAAGAATAACTATTTATTAATACACTATACCCTAAAAATTAGAAAATGAAAATGAATTGGATAACGGCACTTGTGATATGTACCAGTGCCTTAGGATTTTCACAGAAACAAGAATTAAAATCTGCTGCAAAAGCCTTAAAAAGCGGAGATACGGCTGCTGCTAGTCAAGCGCTGGCCACAGTAGAAGGTCAAATTGAGAATGCTGATGATAAATTAAAAGCTCAATATTATTTTTTACAAGGGCAGTCAACTGCTGCGGATACTTCATTACCGGCACAGGAGAAGGCGGCTATGGCTTATGTAAAAGTGATGGAAGTAGAAAAAAAATCCGGTAATAAAAAGTTTTCCGCAGATGCCTCAAAAAAATTGCAACTACTAAGAGAAAACCTGGTAAAAGAAGCTATCAAGGATCAGAAGAAAGAAGCATATTCGGATGCTGCTGAAAAGTTATATTTGGGGTATAAAACAAATAAGAGAGATACTTCTTATTTATATTTTGCAGCTTCAAATGCTATCAATGCTAAGGATTATGATAAAGCATTAGAGTATTATAATGAATTAGTAGCTTTGGATTTTAACGGTGTAGAAACGGAATATCTGGCTACAAAGAAAGAAGACGGTAAGCCAGAATCTTTTCCTTCAAAAGAATTACGGGATTTTTCGGTGAAAACCGGAAGTCATATCAAGCCAGAAGATAAAGTTTCAGAATCTAAAAAATCCGAAATTACTAAGAACATTGCATTGATTTATATTAGCCAGGGAAAAGATGAAGAGGCTTTAAAAGCAATGGAAGCAGCTAAGAAAGCAAATCCTACGGATCCCTCTTTACTACAAGCTGAAGCGGATATGTATTACAAATTAGGTAATATAGAAAAGTATAAAGAATTGATGGAGCAAATTGTTGCTAATGACCCTAATAATCCTGACCTTTTCTATAACCTGGGGGTGAGTGCTTCTAAGTTAGGTGACAATGAGAAAGCTAAAGAGTATTATTTAAAGACTTTAGAATTAAAACCTAATTATAGTTCTGCGCAATTGAATTTGGCTTCCCTGATTTTAAATGGTGAGAAAGAATTAGTAGAGCAGATGAATGCTTTAGGAACTACAAGTGCAGATTATAAAAAGTACGATGCTTTAAAGGCGAAACGTATGGATATTTATAGAGAGGCAGTACCTTACCTGGAAGGATCTTTAGAAAGTAATCCGGATAATATTGAAGTAGTACGAACCTTAATGAATATTTTCTATCAATTAGATGATTCAAAAGCAGATAGTATGAAAAATAAATTAAAAGCTTTAGAAGGAGGTAACTAATAAAGCTTATTAGAAAAATAAAAGAAGCCGTTTCATTCATTTTGAAACGGCTTTTTACTTGAGTTCAATTGGTATTTCTACTTGCGCTATATTTTTGCTAAATGGCAATACGGGGTTTATCAAAAACCTGAACATTGTCCCATAGCCTTTCTTTTACAATATTCATCATTCGCTTGTTAAGTGCCGATGAATTTTTGATATATTCCTGGTACTCCTTAACGGTAAATAATCCTATAATCATACCTTTTATACTGTTTCTAAACTTCATATCTTTTTGCACAGCATACTCCATATAGGTTAATTTCTTTTCTAAGGTAAGATTGTAAAATACATTTTTCCTTTTTACAATATAGTTTTGAAATACTGCAATTAGCAGATCGTTTTGTAATTTAATAATTGGTCTGAGGGTTATATTCTGAAATTTTTCTTCTTCACTCATTCCCGGTAAAACCCGGGCTTTACTGATTTCCGGACGAAGGGTTTTGATGTGTTGCTCTCTATTATCCATAATGCAAAGTTTGTTAAAAGTACCTTTTTATTTCTATGGTGCTTACTAATACGCAATTAATTATGAACTCTTTTGTAAACATTTGGATTATATAGCACAGTTAAAATGGAAAATTATTGATTTTCGGCAAAAATTTTAAACCCGCCTGCAGACGAGTCGGTCGCTATCGCTTCCGGAATCAAGAATTAAGATTAATTACTTTTAAAAAAGTAGAAAAGCAACCTCCAATTACTTTAAAGTTTGGGATTTCCTTATTTCCCTATACTTTGTAATCTTTTATTTATGTTAACCGGATACTAATAAATCATTTAGCTATACTTAAGAGGGAGTTCAGCTTTTTCAATTTTCTTTCTCTTATAAAAAGTAGATTTTATTTATATTAACTACAAATTTGCAAGTATGGAATGGGGAAAACTGGACGATCCAAGAGATGTTGATTTTACATTGCCTTCTGACCCCATTGATTATAGTAATAAGTGGGGTGGAAGTGAAGCGGATGATTTTTTAATATACGTGGGGTATGCTAATTTGAGTAAGGTTGAATTAAAAGGTTTTTATCCTAAAGGAACCAAAGAGTTACTCCCTTATTATTCAAGTCAGTTAAATGCCATAGAATTTAACGCTACCTTCTACAAGGATTTTCCTAAGGAACAGTTGGAAAAATGGAGGTGTCAAACCATGGGTGATTTCAAATTTTTCCCGAAAGTCCCTCGAACTATCTCACATGATAAAAAATTACATCCGGATGCTTCACCATTGGTTCGTTCTTATGTTCATTCCATACAACACTTCGGATCAAAATTAGGGATTCCTTTTTTACAAATGTCGAAAACCTTTACACCTCATAATGGATTCTACTTAAAACAATTTATTGAAAACTGGCCTACCGATGTTCCGTTAGCTATAGAATTAAGACATAAGGATTGGTACAGAAATCCCGGGGTTAGTAACCGCCTTTACGATTTGTTAGAAGCGCATAAGGTTACGCATATTATAACTGATACTCCAGGAAAAAGGGAGTTATTGCATATGCGACTTACCAGTAAAACTGCCTTTATAAGATTTGTAGCTTCTGAATTGTCTGCGGATTATCAAAGAATGGATGATTGGATAGAAAGAATATTTACATGGAAAAAATTGGGTTTAGCACAAGTCTGTTTTTTTATCCATCAGGATGTTCAAAAAACAAAGCCTTTTTTGGCACATTATCTAATTCCTAAAATAAATGAAGTCTTTAAAACCTCATTAAAGCTTCCTACGCATGACTATCATCAACCTAATTTGTTTACATAGTAGGGTTATGCCCTATTTGTTTAATACTATTTACATACCTAAAATTCTATATGATTTCTTAATTACTTCTAAATTTTAACACACTTCTCATGTTAAAATTCAAGGACATTGTGTTATTTGTCTTATTTTTTTGTAATTTGTCGATGAATGTGAAATAAATATTTTAATAATAGCTAAACACTTCAAATGAAAGCCCTAATTTTTTACCCTTTTTTAAGTTTCAGTTTATTTTTGTCTGGTTGGTGTTCTGCACAGACTAGTATTAAAGAACAGCCTATAGAATTAAAACCTATTTTAGAAATTTCGATACTATCTACAGAAACTGAGCATGAGCATTCTCACTGTGAGCATGCTTTATTTAAAGACTTTAAGAGTAGCCATGAAATTACCGGAATTATGTCCCTTGACGAAATAATTTCTTCTGACGATGTGTCTGATTTCAGATGTACCGGTGGCTTCTGTATGAATGAGGGTCATAGTCATAAAAAGGGGTTGTCATTTCAAAAGCAACTTTTTAATTATTTTATGAAGGTCTCCATATAGGAAAGTATCCTCAAGATTTAATCTCAATAATCTTATTTTTTCATTTTATACTGATTAGTAATCTTTTGGTACGCTATATTTGCGGTTCTAATAGGTATATATGAATTTTTTAGATTTAGGAGTTACTTCTGATTTAGTTAAAGGCTTAAAGGAGATAGGGATTGTATCGCCTTCTGCTATACAACAAAAAGCCATACCTGTTCTCCTGGAGAATACTTCTGATATGGTTGCCAGAGCTCAAACCGGAACCGGGAAGACGGCTGCTTTTGGTATTCCGTTACTTTCTCATATCAATCCAAAAATTCCAAATGTACAGGCTCTGGTGCTAGCTCCGACCCGGGAATT from Aquimarina sp. ERC-38 includes these protein-coding regions:
- a CDS encoding tetratricopeptide repeat protein, with product MNWITALVICTSALGFSQKQELKSAAKALKSGDTAAASQALATVEGQIENADDKLKAQYYFLQGQSTAADTSLPAQEKAAMAYVKVMEVEKKSGNKKFSADASKKLQLLRENLVKEAIKDQKKEAYSDAAEKLYLGYKTNKRDTSYLYFAASNAINAKDYDKALEYYNELVALDFNGVETEYLATKKEDGKPESFPSKELRDFSVKTGSHIKPEDKVSESKKSEITKNIALIYISQGKDEEALKAMEAAKKANPTDPSLLQAEADMYYKLGNIEKYKELMEQIVANDPNNPDLFYNLGVSASKLGDNEKAKEYYLKTLELKPNYSSAQLNLASLILNGEKELVEQMNALGTTSADYKKYDALKAKRMDIYREAVPYLEGSLESNPDNIEVVRTLMNIFYQLDDSKADSMKNKLKALEGGN
- a CDS encoding glyoxalase, with protein sequence MDNREQHIKTLRPEISKARVLPGMSEEEKFQNITLRPIIKLQNDLLIAVFQNYIVKRKNVFYNLTLEKKLTYMEYAVQKDMKFRNSIKGMIIGLFTVKEYQEYIKNSSALNKRMMNIVKERLWDNVQVFDKPRIAI
- a CDS encoding DUF72 domain-containing protein, with product MEWGKLDDPRDVDFTLPSDPIDYSNKWGGSEADDFLIYVGYANLSKVELKGFYPKGTKELLPYYSSQLNAIEFNATFYKDFPKEQLEKWRCQTMGDFKFFPKVPRTISHDKKLHPDASPLVRSYVHSIQHFGSKLGIPFLQMSKTFTPHNGFYLKQFIENWPTDVPLAIELRHKDWYRNPGVSNRLYDLLEAHKVTHIITDTPGKRELLHMRLTSKTAFIRFVASELSADYQRMDDWIERIFTWKKLGLAQVCFFIHQDVQKTKPFLAHYLIPKINEVFKTSLKLPTHDYHQPNLFT